In the genome of Oceaniferula marina, one region contains:
- a CDS encoding helix-turn-helix domain-containing protein, whose amino-acid sequence MNRDPEGAVGFPRILLSQRESYEGSGYWRDNSGDPPNSALVIQHTESGTAWLKTKNGSYEVPAGYAMLFVHGEDSSYGARSSKYQLKFVSMAYTRSICDLFNNVRREFGSVVQMQNGGQAECLMGSLMEAFMAREDPLLQAEEIFRFLIAVYREQLNRHQGDDPVAYGRFLLESQYRSPRNMSEWAEVIGITREHFSREFQRRYGESPAVFLRRQRLHHAQVLMKTSPYSVERIASLSGFSNVQSLRRALRQG is encoded by the coding sequence ATGAACCGTGATCCCGAAGGAGCTGTAGGCTTTCCCCGCATACTTCTTTCTCAAAGAGAAAGTTACGAAGGCTCAGGGTATTGGCGCGACAATTCTGGAGATCCTCCGAACAGTGCATTAGTGATTCAGCACACCGAGTCGGGAACCGCCTGGTTAAAGACAAAAAACGGCTCCTACGAGGTGCCTGCAGGTTATGCCATGCTCTTTGTCCACGGCGAGGACTCCAGCTATGGAGCAAGAAGCTCCAAGTATCAGCTGAAGTTTGTCTCCATGGCCTACACCCGTAGTATTTGTGATTTGTTCAACAACGTTCGGCGTGAGTTCGGCTCTGTGGTTCAGATGCAGAACGGGGGTCAGGCCGAATGCCTGATGGGAAGCCTCATGGAGGCCTTTATGGCAAGGGAAGACCCCCTCTTGCAGGCCGAGGAAATCTTCCGTTTTTTGATCGCCGTCTACCGTGAACAACTCAATCGCCACCAGGGAGACGACCCGGTGGCCTATGGACGCTTTCTCTTGGAAAGCCAGTATCGCTCACCCCGAAACATGTCTGAATGGGCAGAGGTCATCGGGATCACACGGGAACATTTCTCCCGTGAATTTCAACGGCGCTATGGCGAATCACCAGCCGTGTTTCTTCGTAGGCAGCGATTGCACCACGCCCAGGTCCTGATGAAAACCAGTCCGTATTCCGTCGAGCGGATCGCCAGCCTGAGTGGATTTAGCAATGTTCAGTCGCTGCGCCGTGCCCTGCGGCAGGGTTAG
- a CDS encoding endo-alpha-N-acetylgalactosaminidase family protein: MNKNKPKKQHVLSIGLLAASSLLGTITHAAAGEPITLKSADLEVLLDQNFPQVISYSHLKTGAQIHGQSEKLTQFLLNEKLYTAKVNLVKGASSDKLATYKLTFPDADNLSMDAQISLDGSILTFKLKNIKEGKGFKLTSVEIPNHGMISVHSKQAGAEVSSAIIHTDQSKKKDTFLKVTPQVKEEKRSAAYAIVNTNKLAATLVNNSAYDIDKDDRHAAPNANDAAIDKDYKGPVDKAIKLGNGRVRIAVDNKENRGNASLSSGQWTYRALNSKVTTDELWTKVIITGDRNGDQQIDWQDGAIAFRDIMDVHDKKGLTPKRVAQRIAFNFGSHAGEPFLRTLDNVKRVHYATDGLGQFVVLKGYQSEGHDSAHPDYAGNVGIRQGGVDELNFLIDTSAKWGAEIGVHINCQEAYPEAKTFEDAMVFKDRRGWDWIDFSYIMNHRWDITSGAFEKRISDMKKELPGLDFIYMDVYWGDGWLAQEMARILDRNDIGITTEFPSMLEHASTWSHWSTDVTYGPNTRRGINSHIIRFIRNHEKDTYLRHPLIGHAELGDFETWQGRTDFNQFLGKLYSAALPSKYLQHHQILKWTEDEVQLSGDVKITKDGDKPRQIFKKGLKVLDGGTYLLPWDPTKETKLYHWSPEGGKSTWEIPASWKTKTVKLYELSHTGRTLVADLPVADGKITIEAKAKTPYVVYQTEAPALPKPNWGEGQPIKDPGFWDSSLANWKVEAEKDVVSVETDDHVRTALVYKASKKPATVSQTIALEPGTYSASVWVEVDKKGRKASLTATPEGGDASTTWTDSSPLENTVKNSHWNRTRTQIMRTVFDVPAGKDKVTLALKVDAGDSRVMFDNIRVQKTVRSEKEGYDYYQNFENIDEGWFPFVKGPAGGVEDPRTHLSELNAPYTNKGWNDQKIDDTLGGNWSLKCHRERSSGKKGDTVLLYRTIPQSLRFESGKKYEVSFDYQNVYSGEYEFVIGADEKGESKELKTLPLNEAHETKRFTVTLEPKEGQDLWIGVNRIKSESKHKDVDFVLDNLGVKTLK, from the coding sequence ATGAACAAGAACAAGCCTAAAAAGCAACATGTGCTCTCCATCGGTCTGCTTGCCGCAAGCAGCCTCTTGGGGACCATCACCCACGCCGCCGCCGGAGAACCCATTACGCTCAAATCTGCGGATCTTGAAGTCCTGCTCGACCAGAACTTCCCTCAGGTCATCTCTTACTCACATTTAAAAACAGGTGCTCAGATTCACGGACAATCCGAGAAACTCACTCAGTTTCTCTTGAATGAGAAACTCTACACCGCCAAGGTTAATTTGGTTAAGGGGGCCAGCTCAGACAAACTCGCAACTTACAAGCTAACCTTCCCTGATGCTGATAACCTCAGCATGGATGCGCAAATCTCGCTGGATGGTTCCATCCTCACCTTTAAGCTCAAAAACATCAAAGAGGGCAAAGGTTTCAAACTTACTTCTGTAGAAATTCCTAACCACGGAATGATTTCTGTTCATAGTAAGCAAGCAGGGGCGGAAGTATCATCTGCTATTATTCATACAGATCAATCAAAGAAGAAGGATACATTTTTAAAAGTAACACCTCAAGTCAAGGAGGAGAAACGCTCAGCCGCTTATGCTATTGTGAATACCAATAAGCTTGCGGCTACTTTGGTGAACAACTCTGCCTATGATATCGATAAAGATGATCGCCACGCAGCACCCAATGCTAACGACGCAGCGATTGACAAGGACTATAAAGGACCTGTCGATAAAGCTATTAAATTAGGAAACGGCCGTGTGCGTATAGCGGTCGACAATAAAGAGAATCGTGGCAACGCAAGCTTGAGCTCGGGGCAGTGGACCTATCGTGCGCTGAACTCTAAGGTCACAACCGATGAACTCTGGACCAAAGTGATCATCACAGGAGACCGCAATGGAGACCAGCAAATTGACTGGCAGGATGGCGCGATCGCTTTCCGCGATATCATGGATGTGCACGATAAAAAGGGACTGACTCCTAAGCGTGTCGCCCAGCGCATCGCCTTCAACTTCGGAAGCCATGCCGGCGAACCCTTCCTCCGCACACTCGACAACGTCAAGCGTGTTCACTACGCCACCGACGGCCTCGGCCAGTTTGTCGTCCTCAAGGGCTACCAGTCCGAGGGACACGACAGCGCCCATCCGGATTACGCTGGCAACGTCGGTATCCGCCAGGGCGGCGTCGATGAGCTCAACTTCCTCATCGATACATCCGCAAAGTGGGGTGCTGAGATTGGTGTGCATATCAACTGCCAAGAGGCATATCCCGAAGCCAAAACGTTTGAGGACGCCATGGTCTTTAAGGACCGCCGGGGTTGGGACTGGATCGACTTTTCCTACATCATGAATCATCGCTGGGATATTACCTCCGGCGCTTTCGAAAAGCGTATTTCTGATATGAAGAAAGAGCTTCCAGGTCTCGACTTTATCTACATGGATGTCTACTGGGGTGATGGCTGGCTCGCACAGGAGATGGCACGTATTTTAGATCGTAATGATATAGGGATTACCACAGAGTTTCCATCCATGCTTGAGCATGCCTCCACTTGGTCTCACTGGTCCACAGACGTGACTTACGGGCCGAATACGCGCCGGGGAATCAATAGCCATATCATTCGCTTTATCCGTAACCACGAGAAAGATACCTACCTCCGCCACCCACTGATTGGCCACGCCGAGCTAGGCGACTTTGAAACCTGGCAGGGACGTACCGACTTTAATCAGTTCCTCGGAAAGCTCTACTCAGCTGCCCTACCTAGCAAGTACCTCCAGCACCACCAAATCCTGAAGTGGACAGAAGACGAGGTTCAGCTCAGCGGCGATGTCAAAATCACCAAAGATGGTGACAAGCCACGTCAGATCTTCAAAAAGGGACTCAAAGTGCTCGATGGTGGTACCTACCTGCTTCCATGGGATCCGACCAAGGAGACCAAGCTCTATCACTGGAGCCCTGAAGGAGGCAAGTCCACATGGGAAATTCCAGCCAGCTGGAAGACCAAGACGGTTAAACTCTACGAACTCAGCCACACTGGCCGCACGCTCGTAGCCGACCTTCCGGTCGCCGACGGTAAGATCACCATCGAAGCCAAGGCCAAGACTCCTTACGTCGTTTATCAGACTGAGGCTCCTGCTCTGCCAAAACCCAACTGGGGTGAAGGCCAGCCGATCAAGGACCCTGGATTCTGGGACAGCTCACTCGCCAACTGGAAGGTTGAAGCTGAAAAAGATGTCGTTTCCGTCGAAACAGACGACCACGTGCGCACCGCTCTGGTTTACAAAGCGAGTAAAAAGCCAGCCACCGTTTCCCAGACCATCGCTCTCGAGCCTGGCACCTACAGTGCCTCCGTATGGGTCGAAGTAGACAAAAAAGGCCGTAAGGCATCGCTGACCGCCACTCCTGAAGGTGGAGACGCGTCCACCACGTGGACGGATAGCTCGCCTCTCGAAAACACGGTGAAAAACAGCCACTGGAACCGCACCCGCACCCAGATCATGCGCACCGTCTTCGATGTGCCGGCCGGAAAGGATAAGGTCACTCTCGCCCTGAAAGTCGATGCTGGTGACTCCCGCGTCATGTTCGATAACATCCGGGTCCAGAAAACCGTTCGCAGCGAAAAAGAAGGATACGACTACTATCAGAACTTCGAAAACATCGATGAAGGATGGTTCCCATTCGTCAAAGGCCCTGCCGGTGGCGTGGAAGACCCTCGCACCCACCTGTCCGAGCTCAATGCTCCTTACACCAACAAGGGGTGGAACGACCAGAAGATCGATGACACCCTCGGTGGCAACTGGTCACTGAAGTGCCACCGTGAGCGCTCCTCAGGTAAAAAGGGCGACACTGTCCTGCTTTACCGCACGATTCCTCAGTCCCTGCGCTTCGAGTCTGGTAAGAAGTATGAAGTTTCCTTTGACTATCAGAACGTCTATAGCGGCGAGTATGAGTTTGTCATCGGAGCAGATGAAAAAGGTGAAAGCAAGGAGCTGAAAACGCTTCCTCTCAATGAAGCGCATGAGACCAAGCGATTCACCGTGACGCTTGAGCCAAAAGAAGGACAGGACCTCTGGATTGGTGTGAACCGGATCAAGAGTGAATCCAAGCACAAGGATGTCGACTTCGTTCTCGATAACCTTGGCGTCAAAACGCTGAAGTAA
- a CDS encoding PEP-CTERM sorting domain-containing protein, with protein MSGDFSSVANSFFTNPADPTVTAINLTVTSPGGNELAFIDDIDSEAEPQQRLWTNVTWGSNVGRIGTTLFDLLNGPNKLTLSTLTIEDMDLDPQTTQFDFHGTNTELVLNNASVKLSNQPVFRVTSQLSLRSEGTGTSSIIKLTGDQNSPTTIDVASGTTLRFFESGSLVDGLADSARANFNQSNSAVVNGTLNIDQSYVIFNTGPSQEMRVNSGGELSLIGSQSVLETGDLRVVGGTVNLGVGGARLATNDFTLTGATVNIGASSTVESSGASVATGTNTITLGDNARYSTDLLGTAGGNITISGTGTVSTQRLAFIQAGDQINVTESAKLEVTSGAGTPQLLERGSIDIGVNALVDIQAGAAVVAASSTIRNDGGLLVSGRLEPTGTITGDGYIRVQPFGQLGVFGGNGTETFTTSNDVFMEGLSTFQTLLRPDLQESQLMITTGNFEISPIGAYLDPVITSSVDTPLADGTKFALIDYMDGDSWGGFFLRDDNSSILEGDLITEGINTFRLSYQDADYSPGTSSIITLTVIPEPSTGILASLGLLGGTLLRRRKSN; from the coding sequence GTGAGTGGAGATTTTAGCAGCGTCGCCAACAGTTTTTTTACAAATCCGGCCGACCCTACTGTTACAGCAATTAACTTAACCGTCACAAGCCCCGGAGGAAATGAACTAGCATTCATCGACGACATCGACTCCGAGGCAGAGCCACAGCAGCGTTTGTGGACGAACGTAACTTGGGGCAGCAATGTGGGACGTATTGGTACCACGCTTTTTGACCTCCTCAACGGACCTAACAAACTTACACTAAGCACGTTGACCATCGAAGACATGGACCTGGATCCGCAAACTACTCAGTTCGACTTTCATGGAACTAATACGGAGCTGGTACTCAACAATGCCTCGGTGAAGCTAAGCAACCAACCCGTATTCAGAGTCACCTCACAACTGTCACTGCGGTCAGAAGGAACCGGCACCAGCAGCATCATAAAACTCACTGGGGACCAAAACTCACCAACCACCATCGATGTTGCCAGTGGGACAACCCTCCGCTTTTTTGAATCAGGTAGTTTGGTTGATGGCCTTGCAGACTCAGCCCGGGCCAATTTCAATCAATCCAATAGCGCTGTTGTCAACGGCACGCTCAATATTGATCAGTCTTATGTTATTTTCAATACCGGCCCCAGTCAGGAAATGCGTGTCAATAGCGGTGGCGAGCTCTCCCTCATTGGCTCACAGAGCGTTTTGGAAACCGGTGACCTCCGGGTTGTTGGCGGAACCGTTAACCTCGGAGTTGGCGGTGCCCGCTTGGCAACCAACGACTTCACCCTCACAGGTGCCACAGTTAATATCGGCGCGTCTTCCACCGTAGAGAGCTCAGGTGCTAGCGTAGCTACAGGAACAAACACCATTACCCTCGGGGACAACGCACGCTATTCGACGGATCTACTTGGCACAGCTGGTGGTAATATAACAATCTCCGGAACCGGGACCGTATCCACCCAGCGATTAGCATTTATTCAAGCGGGTGACCAAATCAACGTCACTGAATCGGCAAAACTCGAGGTCACCTCTGGTGCCGGCACCCCCCAATTACTGGAAAGAGGCTCCATCGACATCGGTGTGAATGCTCTAGTTGACATACAAGCAGGTGCTGCAGTCGTGGCAGCATCAAGCACCATCCGCAACGACGGAGGACTATTGGTTTCAGGCCGGCTTGAGCCGACGGGAACAATCACCGGTGATGGTTATATCCGGGTTCAGCCATTCGGCCAACTGGGTGTCTTCGGAGGGAACGGCACGGAGACCTTTACGACATCCAATGACGTCTTCATGGAAGGTCTCTCGACGTTTCAAACACTCTTGAGGCCAGACTTGCAAGAATCACAACTCATGATCACTACCGGCAACTTCGAAATCAGCCCAATCGGTGCTTATTTGGACCCCGTTATAACAAGCAGCGTTGATACCCCACTGGCAGACGGTACAAAATTTGCGCTCATTGACTATATGGATGGTGACAGCTGGGGCGGCTTCTTCCTCAGAGATGACAACAGCTCTATCCTCGAAGGTGACTTGATCACCGAGGGTATAAACACCTTCCGCCTGTCGTACCAAGATGCCGACTACAGCCCCGGTACCTCTAGCATCATCACATTGACAGTGATTCCTGAACCGAGCACGGGAATCCTCGCCAGCCTAGGCTTATTAGGAGGCACTTTGCTCCGGCGCAGAAAAAGTAATTGA
- a CDS encoding MFS transporter, which yields MSSQTSSKLGSNASKPAWYLPFLILISGMGGLLAGVDFGIISGALLYLDKTITMTEAEQGLMVAIYFVGGLLAALFAGGLAELIGRKKGMIAAGLIFITSILLIYTSSGFYSLLVGRVLMGLSGGLICVIVPLFMAECLPSYIRGRGTSAFGLMLVAGLPVAGGVAKYFTGIRDKAVDVAAGNPDLIFKADDEAWRMMFLVASVPGILFTIGALFLKESPRWLYRRGRKEEALDVLRLSRSEEQAQLEISEMGEHDGKSDDSTEAGESKASGSLLQRKYVVPFIIACVILACTQATGVNTIIAYAAKILQGAGLDEGDATSKLIIITSINVAFTFLGTILVDKVGRKILLSIGTGGLIFCLVAAGMLFSQFETKRVDASELVQAGLAEDGKSLKVNLEDPAFDQLIGNVPGQLNVVYKFIDSEGKEAKPVVATAFSNANESAGRVLTIEPPSETRWVDVDGKKVEKTIVKDVEKLEISRAYYGPIASGNTGLWITIILSAFMAFFAVGPGVCVWLALTELMPTRIRSIGMGVAMVLNNGVQFLSAFLFPAVVGQYGFYAMFYVWGGFTVIYFITAAFFLPETKGKTLEEIEDHFEGKTKAKA from the coding sequence ATGAGTTCCCAAACATCGTCAAAACTCGGCTCCAACGCGTCAAAACCCGCGTGGTATCTTCCCTTTCTCATCCTGATCTCCGGCATGGGCGGCCTGCTCGCCGGCGTGGACTTCGGCATCATTTCAGGTGCTCTGCTTTATCTGGATAAAACCATCACGATGACCGAGGCCGAGCAGGGGCTGATGGTTGCGATTTATTTCGTCGGCGGCTTGCTTGCCGCTCTGTTTGCCGGTGGTTTGGCCGAATTGATCGGCCGCAAAAAGGGGATGATTGCTGCCGGTTTAATCTTCATCACCAGTATTCTGCTCATTTACACCTCATCGGGCTTTTACTCCCTGTTGGTTGGCCGTGTGCTGATGGGGCTTTCCGGCGGATTGATCTGTGTGATTGTCCCGCTCTTCATGGCCGAGTGTTTGCCTTCCTATATCCGCGGGCGAGGAACCTCTGCTTTCGGACTGATGTTGGTGGCCGGTCTTCCCGTTGCCGGCGGGGTTGCGAAGTACTTCACTGGAATTCGTGACAAAGCTGTGGACGTCGCAGCAGGTAATCCGGACTTGATCTTTAAAGCCGACGACGAAGCCTGGCGCATGATGTTTCTGGTGGCTTCCGTGCCCGGGATCCTGTTCACCATCGGTGCTCTGTTTCTGAAAGAATCACCACGCTGGTTATACAGACGCGGACGCAAGGAAGAGGCACTCGACGTGCTGCGCCTCTCCCGTAGCGAAGAGCAAGCCCAGCTCGAAATCAGCGAAATGGGAGAACATGACGGCAAAAGCGATGATTCGACAGAAGCCGGCGAAAGCAAGGCATCCGGTTCGTTGCTGCAGCGCAAATACGTTGTCCCCTTCATTATTGCCTGCGTGATCCTCGCCTGCACCCAAGCGACCGGCGTCAACACCATCATCGCCTACGCCGCCAAAATCCTCCAGGGTGCCGGACTCGACGAGGGTGATGCCACCAGCAAGCTGATCATCATCACCTCTATTAACGTCGCCTTCACCTTTCTCGGTACGATTCTGGTGGACAAAGTCGGCCGCAAGATTTTGCTCAGCATCGGTACCGGCGGTCTCATCTTTTGTCTGGTTGCTGCCGGCATGCTGTTCAGCCAGTTTGAGACGAAGCGGGTGGATGCCAGCGAACTCGTCCAGGCCGGTCTCGCTGAAGACGGCAAAAGCCTGAAGGTGAACCTTGAAGACCCAGCCTTTGACCAACTCATCGGCAATGTCCCCGGCCAGCTCAACGTGGTTTACAAATTTATAGACAGTGAGGGCAAAGAGGCAAAGCCCGTGGTGGCTACCGCCTTCTCCAATGCAAATGAGTCTGCCGGTCGGGTCCTCACCATCGAACCGCCCAGTGAGACGCGCTGGGTTGATGTCGATGGCAAGAAAGTCGAGAAAACCATCGTTAAGGATGTGGAGAAGCTCGAAATCAGCCGGGCATATTACGGCCCGATTGCCAGCGGGAACACCGGCCTCTGGATCACTATCATCCTCAGTGCTTTCATGGCATTCTTCGCCGTTGGCCCCGGCGTCTGTGTCTGGCTCGCACTCACCGAACTCATGCCGACCCGTATCCGTTCGATCGGTATGGGTGTCGCCATGGTGCTTAACAATGGTGTCCAGTTCCTTAGTGCCTTCCTGTTCCCCGCCGTGGTCGGCCAATATGGCTTCTACGCCATGTTCTACGTCTGGGGTGGCTTCACCGTGATTTACTTCATCACCGCCGCCTTCTTCCTACCCGAAACCAAAGGCAAAACCCTCGAAGAAATCGAAGACCACTTCGAAGGGAAAACCAAGGCAAAGGCGTGA
- the gnpA gene encoding 1,3-beta-galactosyl-N-acetylhexosamine phosphorylase: MSNPSTGRVTLPAETGAEDTVVEMFDRWGADYIRDSDGTALSPQILEMGYQIYSTVCIVRADQEYPRANPKSLHQKFLISDAVTATSDSVEIDPLATLCRDKYELDFDNDPKRWWQVIDRTTGEIVPAEKWSVDNESGIVTVTGIAPWHSYTVNVLVYLTWDTTSMYNHIQNNWTTPKVISVDPYHQETWDHLMGFFDSWIDSHKDTDVVRLTTFAYHFCVDSDENAVDKFRDWTGYQDTISIPALEDFEKRFGYALTAEDFVDDGYYNATYRVPTKAYRDWMTFIQDFTVKFGKELVKKVHAAGKKAAIFWGDHWIGAEFYHPSYQEIGIDINIGAVEDGVALRRLSDTPGKLEKEIRLYPYFFPDVFREGGDPAGESISNWAKIRRAMLRMPVDRIGYGGYLSLAAKFPDFVQSVETICNEFREIRDGTDGELSQRLPLKVAVLNCWGNLRAWINYTNPHQKFLDKRPDVTVIAGSNMLECLSGLPVDVTFISFDEIRENGIPADIDVIINDGTGDTAWTGGREWADPAIIGPVREWVANGGGFLGITDPAGHQHNGRYLQLEDVLGVQKETGQSCMVAARKANTPDSHFITDGISEDIQLGAGMSFVYPASSDADVISTSEKGHVQLAANAFANGRGVYLSELPYDLENSRLLLRAIAWAAGKETSLDTLICDNPNTDCAYYAATGKIAVANHTDEPQTTTFSDAKGVQHSVELKPYEMTWVSA; this comes from the coding sequence ATGTCGAATCCATCCACAGGCCGGGTCACCTTGCCCGCAGAAACCGGTGCAGAAGACACCGTCGTCGAAATGTTTGATCGCTGGGGCGCGGACTATATCCGCGACAGTGACGGCACCGCCCTTTCTCCTCAAATTCTGGAGATGGGTTATCAGATTTATTCCACGGTCTGCATCGTCCGTGCCGACCAAGAGTATCCGCGTGCCAACCCAAAGTCGCTGCACCAGAAATTCCTGATCTCGGATGCGGTTACAGCCACGTCGGACAGCGTCGAGATCGACCCGCTGGCGACCCTCTGCCGCGATAAATACGAACTTGATTTCGATAACGATCCAAAACGCTGGTGGCAGGTCATCGACCGCACCACCGGTGAGATCGTGCCCGCGGAAAAGTGGTCCGTGGATAACGAAAGCGGTATCGTTACCGTGACCGGCATCGCCCCATGGCACTCATACACGGTCAATGTCCTTGTCTATCTGACCTGGGACACGACATCGATGTACAACCACATCCAAAACAACTGGACGACCCCGAAGGTGATCAGCGTGGACCCCTATCATCAGGAAACCTGGGACCACCTGATGGGATTCTTCGACAGTTGGATCGACAGCCACAAGGACACCGACGTCGTCCGCCTGACGACCTTCGCTTACCACTTCTGTGTCGACTCCGATGAGAATGCGGTGGACAAGTTCCGTGACTGGACCGGTTATCAGGACACCATCAGTATCCCAGCGCTCGAGGACTTCGAGAAACGCTTCGGCTACGCACTCACTGCTGAGGACTTTGTCGATGACGGGTATTACAATGCGACCTACCGTGTGCCGACCAAGGCCTACCGCGACTGGATGACTTTCATTCAGGACTTCACCGTCAAATTCGGTAAAGAACTGGTGAAAAAAGTGCATGCCGCCGGTAAAAAAGCCGCCATTTTCTGGGGAGACCACTGGATTGGTGCCGAGTTCTATCACCCATCTTATCAAGAGATCGGCATCGATATCAACATTGGTGCGGTCGAGGATGGCGTCGCTTTGCGCCGCCTTTCCGACACCCCGGGTAAGCTGGAAAAGGAAATCCGCCTCTACCCGTATTTCTTCCCGGATGTCTTCCGCGAAGGGGGGGACCCAGCCGGAGAATCCATTTCCAACTGGGCGAAGATTCGCCGCGCGATGCTGCGGATGCCTGTCGATCGCATCGGTTACGGCGGTTACCTCTCGCTGGCCGCTAAATTCCCGGACTTTGTGCAAAGCGTTGAGACCATCTGTAACGAATTTCGCGAAATCCGCGACGGTACCGATGGGGAGCTTTCCCAGCGCCTGCCGCTGAAAGTTGCCGTGCTCAACTGCTGGGGTAACCTGCGAGCATGGATCAATTACACCAATCCGCACCAGAAGTTCCTCGACAAGCGCCCGGACGTCACCGTCATTGCCGGCTCAAACATGCTGGAGTGCCTTTCCGGCCTGCCGGTCGATGTTACCTTTATCAGTTTCGATGAAATCCGCGAGAACGGCATCCCTGCCGATATCGATGTGATCATCAACGACGGCACCGGCGACACTGCCTGGACCGGTGGACGTGAGTGGGCCGACCCGGCCATCATCGGACCGGTTCGTGAGTGGGTCGCCAACGGTGGCGGGTTCCTCGGCATCACCGACCCGGCTGGCCACCAGCACAACGGACGCTACCTTCAGCTCGAAGACGTGCTTGGCGTGCAGAAGGAAACCGGGCAAAGCTGCATGGTCGCCGCCCGTAAGGCAAACACCCCGGACAGCCACTTCATCACCGATGGCATTTCTGAGGACATCCAGCTCGGCGCTGGCATGAGTTTTGTTTACCCGGCGTCCAGCGACGCCGACGTCATCTCGACATCGGAAAAAGGACACGTCCAGCTGGCCGCGAATGCGTTCGCCAATGGCCGCGGCGTGTATCTCTCGGAGCTTCCTTACGATCTCGAGAACTCCCGCTTGCTGCTGCGCGCCATTGCTTGGGCAGCCGGCAAGGAGACTTCGCTTGATACCTTGATCTGCGACAACCCGAACACCGACTGCGCTTATTACGCAGCAACGGGAAAAATTGCTGTAGCCAACCATACGGATGAGCCTCAAACCACCACCTTTAGCGATGCCAAAGGTGTGCAACACAGCGTTGAGCTCAAGCCGTACGAAATGACTTGGGTTAGCGCCTAG
- the pyrC gene encoding dihydroorotase, whose amino-acid sequence MEITLRAPLDMHLHLRDAEMMQLVTPLTTETFSGAVIMPNLVPPVTSLEMLQAYKQRIMANTEGHAFDPYMVLFFKDYTEAELAAAKDHMIGMKLYPAGATTNSEAGVAQIDSVEHVFKMMEEMEIPLMVHGETHGFVMDRESEFLSIYEHIATKFPKLKITMEHITTAKAVSLLDRYENLRATVTLQHLIITLDDVAGGLLNPHLFCKPIAKRPEDREALLDAALRAHPKLMFGSDSAPHPISKKECCGCAAGVFTAPLAVARLAQLFDQHGALENLQDFISENAQRQYGVKPAEKMVTVTKTPFEIPQAYEGHGHRVVPMHAGETLDWKVTSIT is encoded by the coding sequence ATGGAAATCACGCTACGCGCACCTTTGGATATGCACCTTCATCTTCGCGATGCGGAGATGATGCAATTGGTCACTCCTTTAACGACCGAAACCTTTTCGGGAGCGGTGATTATGCCCAATTTGGTGCCACCTGTGACCAGCCTTGAGATGTTACAAGCCTATAAGCAACGTATCATGGCGAATACGGAGGGGCACGCCTTTGACCCGTATATGGTGCTCTTCTTTAAGGATTATACGGAAGCAGAACTAGCCGCAGCCAAAGATCATATGATCGGAATGAAACTGTATCCTGCGGGCGCGACGACGAATAGCGAAGCGGGGGTGGCTCAAATTGATTCCGTGGAGCATGTATTCAAAATGATGGAGGAGATGGAGATTCCATTGATGGTCCATGGTGAGACCCATGGCTTTGTCATGGATCGTGAATCCGAGTTTCTTTCCATTTACGAACATATCGCTACCAAGTTTCCCAAGCTCAAGATCACGATGGAGCATATCACGACGGCGAAGGCCGTGAGCCTCCTGGACCGTTATGAGAATCTACGTGCCACGGTCACACTCCAGCACCTCATCATCACTCTGGATGATGTCGCCGGTGGGCTGCTCAACCCCCATTTGTTTTGCAAGCCGATTGCGAAGCGACCCGAAGACCGCGAGGCATTATTGGATGCTGCACTCAGGGCTCACCCGAAATTGATGTTTGGTTCCGATTCCGCACCCCACCCGATCTCCAAGAAAGAATGTTGTGGTTGTGCGGCTGGTGTCTTCACTGCCCCTCTCGCTGTCGCTCGACTGGCCCAGTTGTTTGATCAACATGGCGCGCTGGAAAACCTTCAAGACTTTATCTCCGAGAATGCCCAGCGGCAGTATGGTGTGAAACCTGCCGAGAAAATGGTGACCGTTACGAAAACCCCATTCGAAATACCTCAAGCATATGAGGGGCACGGCCATCGCGTGGTTCCCATGCATGCTGGGGAGACGCTGGACTGGAAGGTGACTTCCATTACTTAA